From the Bacteroidales bacterium genome, one window contains:
- the mnmE gene encoding tRNA uridine-5-carboxymethylaminomethyl(34) synthesis GTPase MnmE, which yields MNIEDDICVISTPAGIGAIALVRVSGKNSISIVKKIFSYSENSISLEQQKSHTVHHGFITKGDEIIDDVLLSVFKNPNSYTGQDLIEISCHGSIYVQQEILKLLIDNGARLAKPGEFTMRAFLNGKFDLSQAEAVADLINSYSQSAHKVAIRQIRGGFSNDIKKLRDQLLEFSSLLELELDFSEENVEFANRSKFKNLLFDIKEEIKKLIDSFSVGNVIKNGIPVAIVGKPNVGKSTLLNALLNEEKAIVSEIPGTTRDAIEDTIVINGYSFRFIDTAGLRDARSKIEIMGIEKTYQKIEQASIILYVVDINETPLEEINTNIEDFKNHIKDKTKKIIVIANKTDLLIEAPKGFKNLVEMETIFASAKRKENIKLIAECLVNSVLNEDISNTTIITNVRHYEALSKALTSINNVEDGLKNKISSELLASDIRNALHYLGEITGEVTSDEILNNIFGKFCVGK from the coding sequence ATGAACATTGAAGATGATATTTGTGTAATTTCAACACCTGCGGGAATAGGTGCTATAGCCCTTGTCAGAGTTTCGGGAAAAAATTCAATTTCGATTGTTAAAAAGATTTTCAGCTATTCCGAAAATTCAATTTCACTTGAACAACAAAAATCTCATACTGTTCATCATGGTTTTATCACAAAGGGTGATGAAATTATTGATGATGTTCTGTTGAGTGTTTTTAAAAATCCGAATTCCTATACCGGACAGGATTTGATAGAAATTTCATGTCATGGTTCTATTTATGTACAACAGGAAATATTAAAATTATTAATTGACAATGGAGCACGATTAGCAAAGCCGGGAGAATTTACAATGCGTGCTTTTCTAAATGGCAAATTCGATTTATCCCAAGCCGAAGCAGTAGCTGATTTAATAAACTCTTATTCTCAGTCGGCACATAAAGTTGCCATACGACAAATACGCGGAGGTTTTTCAAATGATATAAAAAAATTAAGGGACCAGCTTTTGGAATTTTCATCATTACTTGAACTCGAACTTGATTTCAGCGAAGAGAATGTCGAATTTGCAAACAGGAGCAAATTTAAAAATTTACTTTTCGACATAAAAGAAGAAATTAAAAAACTCATTGATTCGTTTTCGGTGGGAAACGTCATTAAAAACGGCATACCGGTTGCAATTGTCGGAAAACCTAATGTAGGAAAATCAACATTGCTGAATGCTTTGTTAAATGAAGAAAAAGCAATAGTTTCTGAAATTCCTGGAACTACAAGGGATGCAATTGAAGACACAATTGTTATAAATGGTTACTCATTCCGATTTATTGATACTGCGGGCTTGAGAGATGCAAGAAGCAAAATTGAAATTATGGGAATTGAAAAAACGTATCAGAAAATCGAACAGGCATCAATAATTCTTTATGTTGTTGATATAAACGAAACGCCACTTGAGGAAATCAACACGAATATTGAAGATTTTAAAAATCACATAAAAGATAAAACAAAAAAAATAATTGTGATTGCCAACAAAACCGATTTGCTTATTGAGGCGCCGAAAGGATTTAAAAATCTTGTTGAAATGGAAACAATTTTTGCATCGGCAAAAAGAAAGGAAAACATAAAATTAATCGCTGAATGTCTTGTTAATTCGGTTCTTAATGAAGATATTTCAAACACAACAATAATTACAAATGTACGCCATTATGAAGCACTTTCAAAAGCATTAACTTCAATCAATAATGTTGAAGACGGCTTGAAAAACAAAATTTCAAGCGAACTTCTTGCTTCAGATATCCGAAATGCACTGCACTACCTCGGCGAAATCACAGGCGAAGTTACCTCTGATGAAATTTTGAATAATATTTTCGGGAAGTTTTGTGTGGGAAAGTAA